In one window of Henckelia pumila isolate YLH828 chromosome 1, ASM3356847v2, whole genome shotgun sequence DNA:
- the LOC140875083 gene encoding probable glutathione S-transferase, whose amino-acid sequence MAEVKVLGSWRSPYSCRVEWALKLKGVEYEFIEEDLSNKSSLLLESNPVYKKIPVLIHNGKAIAESLVILEYIDETWENGPPILPKDPYDRALARFWARFLDEKCLPAYRTACLVSGEEQAKAKEEAEESLQILDNELKGKKFFGGDVIGFVDIVGNFIARWSVVIAELVGLEIITKEKFPNLCAWMDEYVNSSYVKEHLPDREKLAESLRARFQKTK is encoded by the exons ATGGCGGAAGTGAAGGTACTTGGTTCTTGGCGCAGCCCGTATAGTTGTAGAGTGGAATGGGCGCTGAAACTGAAAGGAGTAGAATATGAATTCATAGAAGAAGATCTAAGCAACAAATCCTCTCTACTTCTTGAATCCAATCCAGTCTACAAAAAAATCCCTGTTTTGATACATAATGGCAAGGCAATCGCCGAGTCATTGGTGATTCTTGAATACATCGATGAAACTTGGGAAAATGGCCCCCCCATCTTGCCCAAAGATCCTTACGACCGAGCCTTGGCACGTTTCTGGGCTAGATTCTTGGACGAGAAG TGCTTGCCAGCATATAGGACGGCTTGTTTGGTTTCAGGGGAGGAGCAAGCGAAAGCCAAGGAAGAAGCAGAGGAATCGCTTCAAATTCTTGACAATGAACTCAAAGGCAAGAAGTTCTTCGGGGGAGATGTCATTGGATTTGTTGATATTGTGGGCAATTTTATTGCCCGTTGGTCTGTGGTTATTGCGGAATTGGTGGGATTGGAAATCATAACGAAAGAGAAGTTCCCGAATTTGTGTGCATGGATGGATGAGTACGTCAACTCGAGCTATGTTAAGGAACATCTGCCTGATCGGGAGAAACTGGCCGAGAGTTTACGGGCTCGGTTTCAGAAGACTAAGTGA